In Chryseobacterium turcicum, a single window of DNA contains:
- a CDS encoding ISAon1 family transposase: MSCKTIGELYGVEGRKFQRQYKHSLSDFKNWEQKPHAEDWILHPQNISEQLSLDEVALSDGELYTVLTSKKGKGRKGSIVAIIRGIQSETVIEHLFKINRKLRIKVTEITLDMAGSMKLIAKKCFPNATPVIDRFHVQKLATEALQEIRIKHRWQAIEQENNLLTEAKQKKRKPIIKVFENDDTRKQLLARSRYLLYKTREKWTLSQKQRAKILFKEYPDLEKAYNLSDGLRKIYNQNIQKSVAMLKLVHWFREVEESGFKSFNTLTKTIMHNYNGILNYFNQRSTNASAESFNAKIKNFRLQLRGVRDKAFFLFRLSKLFA; encoded by the coding sequence TTGTCCTGCAAAACCATTGGAGAGCTTTACGGTGTGGAGGGCAGAAAATTTCAAAGACAGTACAAACATTCCCTCAGCGATTTTAAAAATTGGGAGCAAAAACCGCACGCCGAAGACTGGATTTTGCATCCTCAAAATATTTCAGAGCAGCTCTCTCTGGATGAAGTTGCCCTTTCTGATGGCGAACTCTATACCGTTCTCACCTCAAAAAAGGGAAAGGGTAGAAAAGGCTCAATTGTAGCCATTATCAGAGGAATACAGAGTGAAACAGTAATTGAACATCTTTTTAAAATCAACAGAAAATTAAGAATAAAAGTAACGGAAATTACTTTAGATATGGCTGGGTCTATGAAACTTATTGCCAAAAAATGTTTTCCTAATGCAACACCGGTTATCGATCGCTTCCATGTTCAGAAACTCGCCACAGAAGCCCTTCAGGAAATAAGGATTAAGCATCGCTGGCAGGCCATTGAGCAAGAAAATAACTTGCTCACGGAAGCGAAACAAAAGAAGCGAAAACCTATAATTAAAGTTTTTGAAAACGATGACACCCGAAAGCAACTTTTAGCAAGAAGCAGATACCTGCTTTATAAAACTAGAGAAAAGTGGACTTTATCACAAAAACAAAGAGCAAAAATCCTATTTAAGGAGTATCCCGATTTAGAAAAGGCGTACAATTTATCAGATGGGCTCAGGAAAATTTATAATCAGAACATTCAAAAATCTGTCGCTATGTTAAAGTTAGTCCATTGGTTTAGAGAAGTGGAAGAATCTGGATTTAAATCCTTTAATACCTTAACAAAAACTATTATGCATAACTACAACGGCATTCTCAATTATTTTAACCAGCGAAGCACAAATGCTTCAGCAGAATCTTTCAATGCCAAAATAAAAAACTTCAGGTTACAACTTCGAGGTGTACGAGATAAAGCATTTTTCCTATTCAGATTATCAAAACTTTTTGCCTAG
- a CDS encoding AraC family transcriptional regulator — MAHNLNFNNRTGKYSFFSVKEKAWHSLGQIVKEHPTSEEAIKFAGLDYEVEKSPIFTKGSGIIEQADGIEITNSELEVSNYFANIRTDNNTVLGVVGKDYHIVQNREAFSFFDAIEEIGMESGFNSRSSFYRTFNIYYQISPIDYRKNILNNRN, encoded by the coding sequence ATGGCACACAATCTTAATTTCAACAACAGAACAGGAAAATATTCTTTTTTCAGCGTCAAAGAAAAAGCATGGCACAGCTTGGGACAAATTGTCAAGGAACATCCAACGAGTGAAGAAGCAATCAAATTTGCAGGTCTGGATTATGAGGTAGAAAAATCGCCTATTTTTACCAAAGGCTCGGGCATTATTGAACAAGCCGACGGTATCGAAATAACCAATTCCGAATTGGAAGTTTCCAACTATTTTGCCAATATCAGAACCGACAACAATACCGTTTTAGGGGTAGTCGGCAAAGATTACCACATTGTACAAAACCGTGAAGCATTTTCTTTTTTTGATGCTATTGAAGAAATTGGGATGGAAAGTGGCTTTAATTCTCGCTCGTCATTCTACAGAACATTTAATATCTATTATCAAATTTCACCAATAGATTACAGAAAAAATATCCTTAACAATAGAAATTGA
- a CDS encoding helix-turn-helix domain-containing protein, translating into MKVNIITTEDLQEFKSELLEDIKKLFKIKTSEQKLWLRSSEVKELLKISSGTLQTLRDKGTISYTRVGATLYYNYKDIEELLNSDG; encoded by the coding sequence ATGAAAGTAAATATCATTACCACAGAGGATCTTCAAGAATTTAAAAGTGAATTGCTTGAAGATATTAAAAAATTATTTAAAATCAAGACTTCAGAACAGAAATTATGGCTACGTTCATCAGAGGTTAAAGAACTTTTAAAAATTTCCTCTGGAACCCTACAAACCCTTCGTGACAAGGGAACAATATCCTACACTCGTGTCGGGGCAACATTATACTATAATTATAAAGATATAGAAGAATTGCTAAACAGCGATGGTTAA
- a CDS encoding site-specific integrase produces MLEKSFGTTFFLKSPSKKKVTNRTIYLRVTVDGISKEVSTMLRWELDRWNQKTERASGSKEDARSLNYFLDSIVLSITKLRTELHNSGQFATAQKIIDHIKGKDVSRVMVLEEFQNHNDEMLQLVDNKQFAIGTYKRYVTARSHVEEFIKHRYQREDIEFRELDYTFVTEYDFFLKTVRKCSNNTTLKYIANFKKIVLRAIAKEIILKDPFKLFKAKKTKLDKKPLSTYELNVLENKIFSTKRLTAIRDIFVFQCYTGLAYMDIKQLSYKDIKIEIDGSMWIMSKRQKTNSSTNIPLLKNAIEIMKKYKDDLICKEYNLVLPVKSNQKMNEYLKEIAILCEIDGDLNTHRARRTFGSTVTLKNGVPINVVKEMMGHYSVTQTEQYALTTQEMINSEMLKLKQKLDKNEVAIPDTGRLSQILNEEDLRILKDFELVKNMILKMK; encoded by the coding sequence ATGTTAGAAAAAAGTTTTGGCACTACATTTTTTTTAAAATCGCCAAGTAAGAAGAAAGTAACTAATAGAACAATCTATTTAAGAGTTACCGTTGACGGAATCTCAAAAGAGGTTTCAACCATGCTTAGATGGGAACTGGATCGCTGGAATCAAAAAACCGAAAGAGCTAGTGGTAGTAAGGAGGATGCGAGATCACTCAACTATTTTTTAGATTCTATTGTCTTAAGCATTACCAAATTGCGGACTGAGCTGCATAATAGTGGTCAGTTCGCCACTGCACAGAAAATAATTGATCATATTAAAGGAAAAGATGTTTCCAGAGTTATGGTTTTAGAAGAATTTCAAAATCATAACGATGAAATGCTACAGTTGGTTGACAACAAACAATTCGCAATCGGAACTTATAAAAGATACGTCACTGCAAGATCTCATGTAGAAGAATTCATTAAGCATCGTTATCAACGTGAAGATATTGAATTTAGAGAGCTTGATTATACTTTTGTTACAGAATATGATTTTTTTTTAAAAACTGTTAGAAAATGCTCTAATAATACCACCCTTAAGTATATTGCCAATTTCAAGAAGATTGTCCTTCGAGCAATAGCAAAGGAAATAATTTTAAAAGATCCTTTCAAATTATTTAAGGCCAAAAAAACAAAACTGGATAAAAAACCTTTGAGTACGTATGAACTGAATGTCTTGGAAAATAAAATATTTTCAACTAAGCGCTTAACAGCGATCAGAGATATTTTTGTCTTCCAATGCTACACAGGTTTGGCTTACATGGATATTAAGCAACTTTCTTATAAAGATATCAAAATTGAAATTGATGGCAGTATGTGGATTATGTCGAAACGGCAAAAAACTAACTCTTCCACAAATATTCCATTATTAAAAAATGCTATTGAAATAATGAAAAAGTACAAGGATGATCTTATTTGCAAAGAATATAATTTAGTGTTGCCTGTAAAGTCAAATCAGAAGATGAATGAATATTTGAAGGAGATTGCAATTTTATGCGAGATAGACGGTGACTTGAACACCCATAGAGCTAGAAGAACATTCGGCAGTACAGTTACTCTGAAAAACGGTGTGCCGATAAATGTTGTAAAGGAAATGATGGGGCATTATTCTGTTACTCAAACTGAGCAGTATGCATTGACAACTCAGGAAATGATCAATAGCGAAATGTTGAAACTCAAGCAGAAGTTGGATAAGAATGAGGTGGCAATACCAGACACGGGAAGACTTTCTCAAATTCTTAATGAAGAGGATCTTAGGATTCTCAAAGATTTTGAGTTAGTTAAAAATATGATTTTAAAGATGAAATAA
- a CDS encoding DUF3872 domain-containing protein: MKNIRKQIKRGIGLLLIIPVMILFELTLSSCSTEEIEIQQNFPFEVSVMPIPKDIANGETIEIRLKIIPKGNFSETKYYLRYFQFDGSGTLQHSNDPPYQPNDAYELVKKEFRLYYTSTSNVSQSFNVWIFDNFGNEKHISFQLNSKN; the protein is encoded by the coding sequence ATGAAAAATATAAGAAAGCAAATTAAAAGAGGAATTGGTTTATTACTGATTATTCCTGTCATGATTCTTTTTGAGTTAACTCTCTCATCATGTTCAACAGAAGAAATAGAAATACAGCAGAACTTTCCTTTTGAAGTTTCAGTCATGCCTATTCCAAAAGATATTGCGAACGGTGAAACCATTGAAATTAGACTCAAAATTATTCCAAAAGGGAATTTTTCTGAAACCAAATACTATCTAAGGTATTTTCAGTTTGATGGAAGTGGAACTCTTCAACATTCTAATGATCCACCTTATCAGCCTAATGATGCTTATGAACTTGTTAAAAAGGAATTCAGACTATATTACACTTCAACATCAAATGTCTCGCAAAGTTTCAATGTCTGGATATTTGATAATTTTGGAAATGAAAAGCATATTAGTTTTCAATTGAATAGCAAAAATTAG
- a CDS encoding DNA-binding protein, whose protein sequence is MENITRADLRDLKIEIINEFKRIAAEEISKDSYTENDFEWLRSKSIRKIMNISPATLQNLRVSEKIRYKKVMGSYYYNKKDLYKLFESE, encoded by the coding sequence ATGGAAAATATTACCCGCGCAGATCTAAGGGATCTAAAGATTGAGATTATCAATGAGTTTAAAAGAATTGCCGCAGAAGAAATTTCTAAAGATTCTTACACTGAAAATGATTTCGAATGGCTACGAAGTAAATCAATCAGGAAGATTATGAATATTTCCCCAGCGACTTTACAAAACCTACGGGTAAGTGAGAAAATAAGATATAAAAAAGTAATGGGCTCTTACTATTACAACAAAAAGGATCTTTATAAACTATTTGAATCTGAATAA
- a CDS encoding single-stranded DNA-binding protein → MNVIGRLTRNAEVRNLPKDKKVVNFSIATNDNYRNKQGEKIEQTTYFECSYWISEKVADFLTKGTLVELNGRAYATAWIGKDGEPHAGMNFHTSQIKIHGGGKKNENTTVKSQHKAEEAKPKSNENNSDKDDDLPF, encoded by the coding sequence ATGAACGTTATCGGAAGACTGACAAGAAATGCGGAAGTCCGCAACTTGCCGAAAGACAAAAAAGTAGTCAATTTCTCTATTGCTACCAATGACAACTATCGCAACAAACAAGGCGAAAAAATTGAACAGACCACCTATTTTGAATGCTCCTACTGGATTTCTGAAAAGGTTGCCGACTTCTTAACCAAAGGAACTCTGGTAGAACTCAACGGCAGAGCTTACGCAACAGCATGGATAGGAAAAGACGGAGAACCGCACGCAGGAATGAATTTTCACACCTCACAAATAAAAATTCATGGCGGTGGCAAAAAGAATGAAAACACCACTGTCAAATCTCAACACAAAGCAGAAGAAGCCAAACCGAAATCCAATGAGAATAACAGCGACAAAGATGACGATTTACCATTTTAA
- a CDS encoding ISAon1 family transposase N-terminal region protein: protein MINDAGLLKLLLPEYLIEHFDIINFEEENKILHLYFEEKSRIPKEFSSLTLYSKGFLEEITVDDFPLRGKTVKLHIKRRRWTDTKTGNILQRDWTLIAQGTRMTQDFAEFLKKICRC from the coding sequence ATGATTAACGATGCCGGGCTACTCAAATTATTATTACCAGAATATTTAATCGAGCACTTCGATATTATAAATTTTGAAGAAGAAAACAAAATTTTACATCTTTATTTCGAAGAGAAAAGTAGGATTCCAAAAGAGTTTTCTTCTTTAACCTTGTATTCCAAAGGTTTTTTAGAAGAAATTACGGTGGATGATTTTCCGCTTCGTGGAAAAACCGTAAAACTCCACATCAAACGAAGAAGGTGGACAGACACGAAAACGGGGAATATTCTCCAAAGAGATTGGACTCTTATTGCCCAAGGAACACGCATGACACAAGATTTTGCCGAGTTCTTAAAAAAAATCTGCCGATGCTAA
- a CDS encoding alpha/beta hydrolase — MNKALLKNVPAEIISVKNQQYDLKNTSLLFDVYYPKTDSLLPAIIWTHGGGFLSGNKGQIENYAKILASKGYVVFCLDYSIAPEKKYPTPVIEINKALQYISTHHQKYFADKNFIVLAGDSAGSMISAQVANIITNPEYSTIMKIQPGIDSEQLKGLLLYCGFYDLNLIIENGTSGFFLKTVAWSYFGKKDFKIDESLKTASVGNYLTKKFPPVFISAGNTDPLLYQSEFFTQKLKDNGIKTHTLFFERNLSPGLNHEYQFKMDHYGEQALGCSLGFLNSLK; from the coding sequence ATGAATAAAGCATTACTGAAAAATGTTCCTGCTGAAATAATCTCTGTAAAAAATCAACAATACGATCTAAAAAACACTTCTTTACTATTTGATGTCTATTACCCAAAAACAGATTCTCTACTTCCTGCTATTATCTGGACACATGGTGGTGGCTTTCTTTCAGGAAACAAAGGGCAGATAGAAAATTACGCCAAAATTCTCGCATCAAAAGGCTATGTCGTGTTTTGTTTAGATTACAGTATTGCGCCTGAAAAAAAATATCCTACTCCTGTAATTGAGATAAATAAAGCATTGCAATATATCTCGACACACCATCAAAAATATTTTGCAGATAAGAATTTCATTGTTTTAGCAGGAGATTCAGCTGGTTCTATGATTTCGGCACAGGTCGCTAATATTATTACAAATCCTGAATACTCAACCATAATGAAGATACAGCCCGGAATAGATTCTGAGCAATTAAAAGGATTATTGCTTTATTGCGGTTTTTACGATTTGAATCTGATTATAGAAAATGGCACTTCTGGTTTTTTTCTAAAAACGGTCGCATGGTCATACTTTGGAAAAAAAGACTTCAAAATTGATGAATCTCTAAAAACAGCTTCTGTTGGCAATTATCTCACAAAAAAATTTCCTCCTGTTTTTATTTCGGCAGGAAATACTGACCCCCTACTTTATCAATCTGAATTTTTTACTCAAAAATTAAAGGACAACGGAATTAAAACACATACATTGTTTTTTGAAAGAAACCTTTCTCCTGGGCTCAATCATGAATATCAATTTAAGATGGATCATTATGGCGAACAAGCTTTAGGTTGCTCTTTAGGGTTTCTTAATTCATTAAAATGA
- a CDS encoding conjugal transfer protein TraO has translation MKNLHLWIIGLLLMSLTTTNAQRLIPKQKAIELNTGLVLNNSKSENYFVSAGMTIQSGKGNYSFVGFEYNREIQNYKTVTIPIETYIAEAAYSLNLIADRRKNVLINFSLSAIAGFERINKGEELLFDGAMILSESNFVYGGVGKLSVEVYISDRIVLIPHVKTKALWNTSRELFRPSAGLGIRINL, from the coding sequence ATGAAAAATCTACACCTCTGGATAATCGGATTATTGCTCATGAGCTTAACGACAACAAATGCTCAGCGGTTAATTCCTAAACAAAAAGCGATTGAATTGAATACAGGACTAGTTTTAAATAACTCTAAGAGTGAGAATTATTTTGTCAGCGCAGGAATGACAATTCAGTCCGGAAAAGGAAATTATAGTTTTGTTGGCTTCGAGTATAATAGAGAAATACAGAATTACAAAACGGTCACCATCCCTATTGAAACATACATTGCTGAAGCAGCTTACAGTTTAAATCTAATAGCTGACCGAAGAAAAAATGTTCTTATTAATTTTTCGTTATCCGCAATAGCTGGTTTTGAACGTATCAATAAAGGAGAAGAATTACTTTTTGACGGAGCTATGATTTTGAGTGAATCCAATTTTGTGTATGGTGGAGTAGGTAAACTTTCAGTTGAAGTTTATATTTCAGACCGCATTGTTTTAATTCCACATGTTAAAACAAAAGCGTTGTGGAATACCTCCCGTGAACTGTTCAGACCATCTGCTGGATTAGGCATTAGAATTAACCTTTAA
- a CDS encoding META domain-containing protein: MITNSLVDTQWKLIELNGKPVDDKINGKEPFLRLQQADKRYMASAGCNGIGGQFTLLENGRIKFSQGMSTMMACENMEVETQLANVLIAADNYTINGSTLSLNKGRMAPLARFQAIEASTANNELNGTWEVDYVSGSRIAFDGLYPNKKPIITFNTADNKLTGNSSCNNFNTTFKIDGNFIKFNSPMATKMACPGEGETVFFNTLKTVNKYDVNGNTLNLIMGDIAVMRLQKK, translated from the coding sequence ATGATTACAAATTCTTTAGTCGATACTCAATGGAAGCTTATAGAACTTAATGGCAAACCTGTTGACGACAAAATAAATGGCAAAGAACCATTTTTAAGACTTCAGCAAGCAGACAAACGATATATGGCTTCAGCAGGTTGTAATGGTATTGGTGGACAATTTACCCTTTTGGAAAATGGAAGAATAAAGTTTTCTCAAGGTATGTCTACAATGATGGCATGTGAAAATATGGAGGTCGAAACTCAACTTGCGAATGTATTGATAGCAGCAGACAATTATACTATAAACGGAAGTACTTTATCATTAAATAAAGGGAGAATGGCACCTCTTGCCCGTTTTCAAGCAATTGAAGCGTCTACCGCTAATAATGAATTGAACGGAACCTGGGAAGTTGATTATGTTTCAGGATCAAGAATAGCTTTTGACGGCTTGTATCCTAACAAAAAACCAATCATTACATTTAATACTGCAGACAATAAACTAACGGGAAACAGCAGTTGTAATAACTTTAATACTACTTTTAAAATTGATGGAAATTTCATAAAATTCAATAGCCCAATGGCTACAAAAATGGCGTGCCCAGGAGAAGGTGAAACTGTTTTTTTTAATACGCTTAAAACTGTTAACAAATATGATGTTAATGGTAATACGCTAAACCTTATCATGGGAGATATTGCCGTAATGCGTTTACAAAAGAAATAA